One window of the Cryptomeria japonica chromosome 7, Sugi_1.0, whole genome shotgun sequence genome contains the following:
- the LOC131045203 gene encoding uncharacterized protein LOC131045203, with the protein MDKKTFWIVSNSVGSMVGFCFRFAWENPIISFQLFCLGLLMILYPQFCFRVFLSPVVVYTGFFLTALLSIGHRQQQEKVAALEKNKGVVKEGMPLNEVCQLRSLSEETITGFSSGKYDEYAEESIVSEKIQEEEFNGGFVDGMEINSREMETEVYENRSLDLSNEEIRAPDFQKDQNRAKSVHFSDNLIEGVYRTQLDVIMEENEEEERNHIEISTPRKIDSDSDDEAPMNVSPQSEDKEDQQQRKVRLEDFFSLTLNCESTWRSFGHHGASASNNSCTSDDDDDDDTDSSGSSEGSLGHLGPLLHIVDDPKHSHSVQSNFFVEDSLHSNGGGEESPVDFHFSWTEEDEREEKESLFEIVHAGDAQSMSEEDNLIEIALSDQENSELPEVQATMDQRNTEEQPLKAQEHREKDKFEGPEEENLIEIDLSKHSIGLPEEIEEKNLIQGELSDHSGDDPPVHSDPTPETESKLEEEIKAPEQNESSPTENPGKNQEEGHPQRAEIGEIIESSAESLKLESRNNSLVYL; encoded by the exons ATGGACAAGAAGACCTTTTGGATTGTTAGCAACAGTGTAGGATCCATGGTAGGGTTTTGTTTTAGGTTTGCCTGGGAAAACCCTATAATCTCCTTTCAGCTGTTCTGTCTTGGCTTGCTTATGATTTTGTACCCACAGTTTTGCTTCAGGGTATTCCTCTCACCAGTAGTTGTTTATACTGGCTTCTTCCTTACTGCACTCCTCAGCATCGGACATAGGCAACAGCAGGAGAAGGTTGCAGCTCTTGAGAAGAACAAGGGAGTGGTCAAGGAAGGAATGCCCCTCAATGAGGTTTGCCAGTTGAGGAGTCTTTCAGAGGAAACCATAACTGGGTTTTCAAGCGGGAAATATGATGAATATGCAGAAGAGAGTATTGTATCAGAAaaaattcaggaagaggagtttaATGGTGGATTTGTAGATGGTATGGAAATAAATAGCAGAGAAATGGAGACTGAGGTCTACGAGAATAGGTCATTGGACCTGTCAAATGAAGAAATTAGGGCTCCTGATTTCCAAAAGGACCAAAATCGCGCTAAATCTGTACATTTCAGTGATAATCTTATTGAGGGGGTTTATAGAACCCAATTGGATGTGATCATGGAGGAGAATGAAGAAGAAGAGCGGAATCACATTGAAATTTCAACCCCGAGAAAGATAGACAGTGATTCGGACGATGAGGCTCCAATGAATGTTTCCCCTCAGTCCGAGGACAAAGAGGATCAGCAACAGAGGAAAGTTCGCCTTGAAGATTTTTTCTCGCTTACATTGAACTGTGAGTCTACATGGAGAAGCTTTGGCCATCATGGTGCCAGTGCTAGCAACAACTCTTGTacttctgatgatgatgatgatgatgatacagaTAGTTCCGGGTCCTCTGAGGGTTCACTGGGACATCTGGGTCCTCTATTACATATAGTTGATGATCCCAAACATTCCCATTCAGTACAAAGTAATTTTTTTGTGGAGGATTCACTTCATTCCAATGGTGGGGGTGAAGAATCGCCTGTTGATTTTCATTTTAGTTGGACTgaggaagatgaaagagaggaaaaagaaagcctGTTTGAGATTGTGCATGCAGGGGATGCTCAGTCCATGTCGGAAGAAGACAACTTGATTGAGATTGCTCTTTCTGATCAGGAAAATTCAGAGCTGCCAGAAGTTCAGGCGACAATGGATCAACGAAATACCGAAGAACAACCTCTCAAAGCCCAAGAGCATCGGGAGAAGGATAAGTTTGAAGGTCCAGAGGAGGAAAACCTGATTGAGATTGATCTGTCGAAACACAGTATTGGATTACCAGAAGAAATTGAAGAGAAAAACCTAATTCAAGGAGAGCTATCTGATCATTCTGGGGATGATCCACCAGTCCATAGTGACCCTACTCCAGAAACAGAATCAAAATTAGAGGAGGAGATCAAGGCTCCTGAACAAAATGAATCATCACCAACAGAAAATCCTGGTAAGAATCAAGAGGAAGGTCATCCACAAAGAGCTGAAATAGGAGAAATCATAGAGTCTTCTGCAGAATCATTAAAGCTAG AATCTAGGAATAATAGCCTCGTATATCTTTAA